One segment of Danaus plexippus chromosome 10, MEX_DaPlex, whole genome shotgun sequence DNA contains the following:
- the LOC133318955 gene encoding uncharacterized protein LOC133318955, whose translation MGTKIEKIIERFEVLIKYLSETAPSVFRDFNEKFPIPPVSFDTDSPASPGCQQSNPSDMDCWPIGSEAETSSAETTPPTSDAGEDSDGFRPVISKSGKRKAAKWLKAPPPNKKIITSPAAAGAAARAPVSTPAGTSVSAPAGTSVSAIAGTSVSAPAGTSVSAIAGTSVSVPAGTSVSAPAGAAVSAPAGTAVSVPAGVPGSAPTKTNSPPPLYVRTNRNWNDISSLLNNKNIRYISARNTAVGIKISTASPSDHRALSSILRKNNIEYHTYALPEERRLTVIIKGLPAEIPVNVIEKDLQSQNLPVLEVHRMHRPNKRPFDMVLVHLSLTPEAPHWAKVGRHPGNAREPALIPAAPPTTNAWVRPSAIIGPKAPQAPQAPLAPQAPQAPQAPQAPKAPQAPKAPQAPKAPKAPQAPKAPAVGLAADLQLVCDFASLIDPAEVQTLAAKLRASNGNPQARMLAMCQHAGMLSAVGAYQANGC comes from the exons ATGGGCACCAAAATAGAGAAAATCATCGAGAGATTCGAGGTACTCATCAAGTACCTCTCGGAAACCGCCCCGTCAGTGTTCAGGGACTTCAACGAGAAGTTCCCGATACCGCCAGTGTCATTCGACACGGACAGCCCGGCTTCACCGGGATGTCAGCAAAGCAATCCATCCGATATGGATTGCTGGCCAATCGGCTCGGAGGCCGAGACATCGTCAGCAGAGACGACGCCACCGACTTCGGACGCCGGGGAGGATAGCGACGGGTTCAGGCCCGTAATATCCAAATCAGGAAAGAGGAAGGCGGCTAAGTGGCTGAAGGCGCCGCCgccgaacaaaaaaataattacgtcacCCGCAGCTGCCGGCGCAGCTGCGCGCGCACCTGTGTCAACACCTGCGGGCACATCTGTGTCCGCGCCTGCGGGCACATCTGTGTCCGCAATTGCGGGCACATCTGTGTCCGCGCCTGCGGGCACATCTGTGTCCGCAATTGCGGGCACATCTGTGTCCGTACCTGCGGGCACATCTGTGTCCGCACCTGCGGGCGCAGCTGTGTCCGCGCCAGCGGGCACCGCTGTGTCGGTACCGGCGGGGGTACCTGGGTCCGCACCCACAAAAACAAATAGCCCGCCGCCCCTATACGTCAGGACGAACAGGAACTGGAACGACATTTCCAGTCTCCTTAATAACAAGAACATCCGGTACATATCAGCCCGCAACACGGCggtaggtataaaaatatctactgCCTCCCCGTCCGACCACCGTGCACTGTCATCGATATTGCGTAAAAACAATATCGAATACCATACCTACGCCCTCCCGGAGGAACGTAGGCTAACTGTAATTATCAAGGGTCTCCCCGCGGAGATACCTGTTAATGTTATAGAAAAGGACCTTCAGTCCCAAAACCTGCCAGTGTTGGAAGTGCATCGCATGCACAGGCCAAATAAACGACCGTTCGACATGGTGCTAGTGCACTTGTCCCTTACCCCGGAAG CCCCGCACTGGGCGAAAGTTGGGCGGCACCCCGGCAATGCCCGGGAGCCGGCTCTCATCCCCGCTGCACCTCCGACAACAAACGCTTGGGTACGCCCAAGCGCCATAATAGGCCCGAAAGCCCCTCAGGCACCTCAGGCCCCTCTGGCACCTCAGGCCCCTCAGGCACCACAGGCCCCTCAGGCACCAAAAGCCCCTCAGGCACCAAAAGCCCCTCAGGCACCGAAGGCCCCTAAGGCACCCCAGGCCCCCAAGGCACCGGCAGTAGGCCTAGCGGCTGACCTACAACTCGTCTGCGACTTCGCGAGTCTAATAGACCCCGCGGAGGTGCAGACCTTAGCAGCCAAGCTGAGGGCCTCCAACGGCAATCCTCAGGCGCGCATGCTGGCAATGTGCCAGCACGCGGGCATGTTGAGTGCCGTCGGGGCGTACCAAGCCAATGGCTGTTAA
- the LOC116766912 gene encoding venom allergen 5-like: MYEKILVLFLVLHYTRSALIELSCSDINTFISGQNAVRQLVAEGKVEGLPPAAEMNSVVWDEELAAKAEKWAASYPKSVDPDQTIPSHRFSVSQSISVFLSNDLNYQMDFEKLQIMWFNEHENYTYGPFTQETISPSHPPVGDFVQMIWSDSVYLGCAMSENIEDELKKIYIVCEYGPSANVLGQLPYKAGKASNKLLCATDENRCENPSAKKCYE; encoded by the exons ATGTACGAAAAGATATTAGTTCTATTTTTGGTTCTTCATTATACACGATCAGCTC ttATAGAGTTGAGCTGTTCTGATATCAACACATTCATAAGCGGTCAAAATGCAGTCAGACAACTCGTTGCTGAAGGGAAAGTAGAAGGTCTACCACCGGCAGCTGAAATGAACTCTGTG GTTTGGGATGAAGAATTGGCAGCAAAGGCAGAAAAATGGGCAGCTTCCTACCCGAAATCAGTCGACCCAGACCAAACGATTC CCTCTCATAGATTTTCCGTCAGTCAATCTATATCGGTTTTCCTTAGCAATGATCTCAATTATCAAATGGATTtcgaaaaattacaaataatgtgGTTCAATGAGCATGAGAATTATACCTATGGACCGTTTACACAGGAAACTATTTCTCCATCCCATCCGCCTGTCGGAGACTTTGTTcag ATGATTTGGTCAGATTCTGTATACCTAGGATGCGCTATGTCCGAAAATATTGaagatgaattaaaaaagatttacatTGTATGTGAATATGGCCcgag tgCTAATGTTTTAGGCCAACTGCCCTACAAAGCCGGTAAGGCCAGCAATAAGCTGTTATGTGCAACTGATGAAAATCGATGTGAAAATCCATCTGCAAAGAAATGTTACGaatag
- the LOC116766927 gene encoding venom allergen 5-like: MYEKILVLFLVLHYTRSALIELSCSDINTFISGQNAVRQLVAEGKVEGLPPAAEMNSVVWDEELAAKAEKWAASYPKSVDPDQTIPSHRFSVSQSISVFLSNDLNYQMDFEKLQIMWFNEHENYTYGPFTQETISPSHPPVGDFVQMIWSDSVYLGCAMSENIEDELKRFTLYVNMARVLMF; this comes from the exons ATGTACGAAAAGATATTAGTTCTATTTTTGGTTCTTCATTATACACGATCAGCTC ttATAGAGTTGAGCTGTTCTGATATCAACACATTCATTAGCGGTCAAAATGCAGTCAGACAACTTGTTGCTGAAGGGAAAGTAGAAGGGTTACCACCGGCAGCTGAAATGAACTCTGTG GTTTGGGATGAAGAATTGGCAGCAAAGGCAGAAAAATGGGCAGCTTCCTACCCGAAATCAGTCGACCCAGACCAAACGATTC CCTCTCATAGATTTTCCGTCAGTCAATCTATATCGGTTTTCCTTAGCAATGATCTCAATTATCAAATGGATTtcgaaaaattacaaataatgtgGTTCAATGAGCATGAGAATTATACCTATGGACCGTTTACACAGGAAACTATTTCTCCATCCCATCCGCCTGTCGGAGACTTTGTTcag ATGATTTGGTCAGATTCTGTATACCTAGGATGCGCTATGTCCGAAAATATTGAAgatgaattaaaaagatttacatTGTATGTGAATATGGCCcgag tgCTAATGTTTTAG